Genomic window (Methanomicrobia archaeon):
CTTCACTCACTCTGTCCGCTCCTGCGTTCCTTACTATCCTGGTTATAGGTGCTAAAGGTAGTTCAGCCATTTTTATCACTATAATTAAGTAATGGGAGGGTATATAAAAGCTTTTCGGTCATCTGACCACTGGAACCCCATCAAAACCTATACCCGTGAATCTTCTGCCTCCCTTCCTCAAAAGAGGAGAGTTCCTACCAAAAAATTGTGGCACACGAGGTGAGGTGAGCAGCTAGCACCTGACAGTGGTAAAGAAAAAAATCAAAGAGTTTCTTTCGTCAACACACTTTTTCTTTTTTATCAAAAAGAAAACCTGTGCTAAAAGAAAAACAATGGGGTTTGTTTTTAGTCAAGGTTTTTACTAAGCCCTTACAGGGCTTGCTGGGTCGTGGGACCGAGTCCCACAAAGGTAAAAAAGTTGTGAGATAAGGGGACTCGGCTTCTTTCTCTCACACAGAGAGAAGCAAGCATCCTCCTCTTATCCTTCTTTAGTTGTCTTTCGCATTTGCGTTTGCTTAGCTTGTTTATGTCTCGCTTTAGCCCGTTACGGTGATTCGCTGCAGGATATTGTCACTGGGCACGTGCAGTATGACGATCGAATCGTCTTCAGAGAGGCTCGCAAATTGGATCTTGAGCTGGTCTCCCGGTGCGAAACTGGTACCCCACACGGTGACATTGCACTCGTCACCATTTAGCTCCATATACGGTGCGCTAGTGCCATCAAGTGTTGCCCCGTTTTGTCTCACCTGTATATTATCCCATTTATCAGAAGCGTTCCCTGTAGCCGCTTTAAACGCCGCGGAGATCGTATCACCACCGTGATGGAAGATCGTTACATTTACGTTACTTCCAACTTTGACACCTTCAACCACCAGAGCGGTGCTGGGCGCTTTCTTCACGCCGCCGATGATCCCGTAGGCGAATGCCGCGACGACCGCGGCGATGATCACCACGATCGCGATCATCATGATCACACCGATGACCGGCGAAACTGCTTTCTCGTCTTTCTTCAAACTTCTTTTCGTTGTGTTCATTTTTTTCGTTATCACCTCCTAAAACTTTTCTTTGCCTTCAGCAAAAAAAAACCCTTGCCTAAAAAGTAGTCTCGGTTTTTCACCCTTTTCTTTCTTAGCACAGGTTCTTTCTCGTAGAAAGAAAGTGTAAAGAAACCTTTACTAAAGAAAGATAGCACAGGTCCCTTCCCTACTCTACTATAGGTATTCTTCACAACCTTTAAAGTTAAAGGTTTTAAAGGTCGGTCAAAGCCGAAGACGGCTCGTGACAATAAGTTATGAAAAGCGCAGGTTTCCGGTACATCTCCGCTACAGTCCTGCATCCGCGCCGAATCCATCATCAGCGTCATCGTTCCGCTTTCTCCCCCGGTGACCACCACCAGTCCTTCTCCTCCTCCTTCTCTTCCCGTTTTCTCGGCGGTGCCGTTCTCGCGCCTGCGGTGCCTTCTTCACCACCCGTCGGTCCCTGCTGCTGCAGTGCAGGGCAGTTAAGGTAATGCGTCACGGCCGCCTGGAGCGCGTCTTTCGTCGTGGTCGTGTCTGAGCGTCGTTTGAGCGCTTCCAGCTGCGACTTTAGCAGCGGCACCTGCGCGAAGACGATGCCCGCCGATTCCTCCCTCACCATGACCCCCTCACCATGTTACTCTCATCACCATGATGGGAAGAGACCCTATTTAAGGTTTTGGGGTACGTTTCCACTGGAACTTGTGTATCGCGCTCCGCTCCTCTTACCTTGGGAATAAACATCTGGTAACCGCTCCTTATATAGCGCACGGATTGCATTAATGCTCACATAAAGCAATACTGCCACAATCGTGAGGTTTTTTACACACTTTTAGCGCTCCCACGACGACAAATTTGTGGCCGGCGGTGCGATTGGCAGAAACATTTATAAACCCTTGCTCTCTTATGGATCGGTATCTAAAATAGAACGATGCGTAAAGTAAGTGGGCGTGAAGCTTTGTTCCCCCGTTTAGGAATCGTCGTAGTTCTCCTCTGTCTCGTGGTAACTGCAACTGCAGTTGGAGTCGTAGATGCGAGCACTGCACGAACGCTGAGCACTTCTGCACTGGTGGATGTCGGCGAAGGCTCTAGTAGTACACCGGGGTTCATCGAAATTGTCGCCTATGACACGCCGATGAATGAAACGCTTGCGATTTTGCGCGAGTTCCGTGATACCGTGCTGCTTACCAATTCACCGGGGACTTTCATCGCTGATACCTACGCTGTAACGAGCCCACCAATAGCAACCGTTTTAGAGCAGAATGAACCATTACGCACGGCAACGCGGTTATTACTGCTTTTACCATTGGTCTACTTCTCGGCGCTCTGCCTGAACACGACGGCGTTTGCCGCTTTTGTCGTCCTCATTCTTATTCTACTCCTCGTATCGAGACGTCACGTGAAAGTGCTCCTGAAGGGCATTGGCTCTGGCGCTTTAACCATCGCTGCCTTTACGGTTACGGTCTTTACGTTTGGTGCACTCGGCTACGAACTCCCGATCTGTGCAACGGTAGCAGCATATTTATTGCCCCTGATTATTCCCGTTGCCGTTGCCGTTTGCATATTTGTATGGGTAGAATCGCGATCGAAACCAAGAGTGGTACCGTATTCTTTTTAAACGACGGGAAGCAGTAGGGTAGAATCATATAAGCAAGCTACAGTAACGCCAATTCATTGCGCTCCATAACCGCCACGAATCGAATGAAGCATAGCATACGAAAAAGGAGTGGAACGCCCTGCAGGAGGCGCTGCTCTTGCAGTCCGGCTTTTTACGACTTTGTTCGCAAAGCCTTACAGTTTACCTTCAAACCTTTTGCGAAGCTCACGGCCGCTTCCAAATCGTTGGCGTTTGGTCTGCCCTTGTTCATCCCGCCTACCAGCCGTAGCGGCCATACATTATCAAACCCTTTACACGAGAATGCGCCAATAATGTCGAAGCCACGCTCCAATACGTTCCGCCGTAACCGCCGATCAAAAACACGACCCGCGTTTACCCCGCTCGTCGAGAAAATGAACGCCTTCTTGCCGTTTACCCGCGGCAACCCGCTCACGAGATCCAACAACTTCCGGTCGTGTTTGCCCCAATAGATCCCGGAACCGAAGCCGATCAGGTCATAGTCTGCGAGGTCAGGAATATCATCAGTATCAGTCAGGTTCACTAATTCCGCGTTAAGGACAGTTGCTATTTCCTGCGCGATCTTTTCCGTATTACCGTGATGCGTGGAAGCGTAAATTATTAGCGTCTTCAGTTTTTATCACCGTGCACATCTTTCATCTCAGCGAGCTCAGACGGTCTTCAAAAGCGCTTCCCAGCGGCTGATATGGCCGTATTCATCAGCCTGGTCCTTCTCAATTATCTTACGCGTGTCCTCGTCCCAGTCAATGGTCTTGAGGAACTCTTCGTAATGCGTAACGGCTTTCGTCTCCACCCAGATTCCGGTATTGAGTATCGCCTTCTTACCACGCAGCCGCGAGATGTACGCAAACGTAGCGGTGACGAGCCAATTTATCCACCTGAGCTTGCTCGGTTTCCAGCCGTACTCATACAGTTTGACCTGAAAATCCTGGAAATGCGTCATCTCGTTACACATCGCGGTGATTAAATGCTGATTGAATTCACTCGGTTCGCTCGTAATCTGGAACTTGTAGATATTGACGGCCATCAGTTCCGCCGTGTGTAACGTAAGCAATCCTTTCTTAATGCCTTTTAACCGTTCCGGAGACATTCCCTGACCTCTTAACGCGATATCTTCACCCCGCATCTCTGGCCGTATTATTGAGATATCATAATCGCTTTTTTCAGGAGGCTTTTCCATATTCTTGTCCATGAAGGAACATAGTGATGTACCAGTATAAAAAATTTCGGTTGAACGAACGCATCTTTTTTGGGGTTTGGCGTGACTATTTGGTGATCTTTGCGTTGCATGAGAGGAATCAAGAGAATCAAGAACGTTTAGCGGAAGGCTATCGATCTTTCTTTAGCATGAAGCTTCTTTTAAGTTGATATATAAATAGGGTCACTACATATAGTAGATGAAATAGAGAGGAATGATAGCTTATGGAGGAAGGAAAGACGATAAAAGTTCTGGATACCACGCTTCGCGACGGTGAGCAAACCCCGGGGGTGTCATTGACACCGGACCAGAAGTTGCAGATTGCGAAACAGCTGGATGTGCTTGGCGTTGACATTATTGAGGCAGGTACGGCTATCATTTCGGAAGGCGAGCAGCGAGCGATAAAGGCAGTGGCAAACGAGGGTTTAAAGGCTGATATTTGCTCCTTTGCGCGGCTTTTGAAGGGCGATATTGACGCTGCGCTACACTGTGATGTTGACGCGGTCAATCTGGTCGCGCCGGTTTCGGACGCGCACATAAAGAAGAAGTTGAAGATGGATCGGGAAACGCTGACAGCGAAGACGATCGAGATGGCGGAATACGTGAAAGCGCACGGATTAACGGTGGAGATCAGCTCAGAGGACGCGTCCAGAGCGGATATGACGTTTTTACAATCCTTCTTCTCCGAGTTGTCTCCGGTTGTGGACCGGTTATGCTTCTGCGATACCGTGGGCGTGTTGTATCCGGAGCGCACAAAGGAGATATTTCAGGTTCTTTGCACGGTTGACACGCCGGTTTCCGTGCATTGCCATAACGACTTCGGATTGGGCACTGCGAACACCATTGCGGCGGTAGAGGCCGGGGCGAGCTGCGTGCACGTGACGGTGAACGGCCTTGGCGAACGGGCTGGAAATGCATCCTTAGAGGAGGTCGTGACCGCTCTGGAGCTGCTGTACGGCATGAAGACGAGAATCGTAAAGGAGAAGCTGTATGAGACTTCACGGTTGGTGCGGACTTTGACGAAGATGCCGCTTGCTCCGAACAAGCCGCTAATGGGCGATAACGCCTTCACGCACGAGTCGGGCATGCACGTACACGGCACGATGGCGGATACAAGCCTATACGAGCCGATAAAGCCCTCGATCATCGGCAGGACGAGACGATTCGCCCTCGGTAAGCATGCCGGCAAGGCATCGGTGAAACGGGTGCTGGAGGATATGGGCATCAAAGCCGATGATGAGCAGATGATGAAGATACTGACAAAGGTGAAGGAGCTCGGTGATAAAGGCAAATTGGTCACGGATTCTGACTTCCAGGCGATAGTCGAGGACGTTCTGAAAATAGAACGGGTGGAGAAGATAAAACTCATTGATCTATCCATGGTATCCGGGCGGAACGTGTACCCAACGGCCTCGATACGATTAGAGATCGACGGCGAGGAGCTCGTGGAAGCGGGCGTCGGTGTCGGGCCAGTGGATGCGACGATAAATGCACTGCGGAAGGCAATGGCGGGAATGGAAATGAACGATTTCCGGCTTGAAGAGTACCATGTGGATGCCATCACCGGTGGGACGGACGCGTTGGTGAATGTCGTGGTGAGGATAAGCCGGGGCGACACGACGATAACCGCGAGCGGCGTGAGTGAGGACATCGTCATGGCATCGATGTACGCACTCATCAACGGCGTTAATAGGCTGTATCGGTGAGGTGATTATTCACCAAAACCGACTTAAGAGGCAAAGGCAAGATCTTTGGCATCAAAAAGCTGGTCTGGCCCCTTATTAAGGACTATTACGGTAGTCATCAACTATAGCGTATGGAATGGAAAACGAAACAATTTAAACCTTCTACTCCTACCCCCAGCTCCAGCCTTACCCTAAGTTACCAAAGATGCTGAGAGCGGCAGCTTCTCCTAACGTGCCAACAAAGCATTAGTAAGAGCTCAAACTTTTGGGAACATCAAACCCTTTAAGCTACCAGAAGGCCATATAAAAAGCGGAAGCGATTATGAAATAGCCGGCGGTGTGCAGAGAAGTGCACGCTGAGGCGGCGGCAGATTCAAGAGCAGGTAGATAGATATGCCCGAACAGATTGTCATTATCACGCATTTCGCGTTCCTGTTGGGACTTGGCGTTCTCGTCGCGAACCTCTTTAAAAAGCTGAGAGTGCCCGATACGTTCTTTTTGCTCCTCGTTGGATTGCTGCTCGGCCCCACGATCTGGACGAATCCAAAAGTATTGGAGTATGTGAGCATTACGCCCGTCGATGTTGCGTCAATGGGTGTTGTGCCCGACTTTCTCAGGATTCTCGCGCTGATCATGGTGATCTTCACCGGTTCGTTTCACTTGAACTTCACGGTCTTCAAGCGATTCTCAGGCGTCGCCACGAACCTCGCTATCACGGGCGTGATCTTCAGCACCCTCCTCTTCGGCGTTGCCGCCACACTTATCTTTGGCCTCGACATCGTGCCCGCGCTCCTCTTAGGCTCCGTCTTGAGCGGCACGTCGTCCGCAGTCGTCTTCGCCCTAAAGGACACACTCCAAAAGAGAGAGGAGGTATTAACGATACTCAAAGTGGAATCCGTCTTCAACAGTCCGCTCTGCTTGCTCATACCCGTGCTCTTCTTAGACCTCATCCAGCGAGCGCCCGGCGCGGCTATAGAGCCTTTCAAGTATCTCACACAGTTCTGGCAGCTCATCGCCGCTGGCGTGGGCACCGGCCTCATACTCGGCCTCATAATCAGCAAGCTACTGTATAAAATGCTGAAGGACTATTCCCCGTTGCTCAGTTTTGCCTTGGCGCTCGTCACGTACGCCGCCGCCGAGAACGTTGGTGGCTCAGGCATGCTTGCCGTTGGTATCTGCGGTCTTGTAATCGGGAATCGTGTCTTCCCGTTCAAGGAGGAAATGGCCCGGTTCGAGGATGCGCTATCAGAAATGCTGAGAATAGCGGTTTTCACGCTTCTCGGTGCGCAAGTACTCTTAATCCTTGAGCCGCGAATCCTGCTTCTGGAGTTCATCTTCTTCTTACTTATCCTCGTCTCCCGGCAAGCATTCGTCATGCCACTCCTCGGCGAGTTACGCCCCACGCTGGACGCCCGCAGCAAAGTACTGGTGAACTATGTGGCCCCTCGCGGCATACCCGCGGCAGCAATGGCACCACTCGTTGCAACGGTTATTGGTAACGAATTAATAATCAACATCGTCTTCG
Coding sequences:
- a CDS encoding type IV pilin, yielding MNTTKRSLKKDEKAVSPVIGVIMMIAIVVIIAAVVAAFAYGIIGGVKKAPSTALVVEGVKVGSNVNVTIFHHGGDTISAAFKAATGNASDKWDNIQVRQNGATLDGTSAPYMELNGDECNVTVWGTSFAPGDQLKIQFASLSEDDSIVILHVPSDNILQRITVTG
- a CDS encoding DUF5371 family protein; this translates as MVREESAGIVFAQVPLLKSQLEALKRRSDTTTTKDALQAAVTHYLNCPALQQQGPTGGEEGTAGARTAPPRKREEKEEEKDWWWSPGEKAER
- a CDS encoding flavodoxin family protein, with the protein product MKTLIIYASTHHGNTEKIAQEIATVLNAELVNLTDTDDIPDLADYDLIGFGSGIYWGKHDRKLLDLVSGLPRVNGKKAFIFSTSGVNAGRVFDRRLRRNVLERGFDIIGAFSCKGFDNVWPLRLVGGMNKGRPNANDLEAAVSFAKGLKVNCKALRTKS
- a CDS encoding demethoxyubiquinone hydroxylase family protein — encoded protein: MAVNIYKFQITSEPSEFNQHLITAMCNEMTHFQDFQVKLYEYGWKPSKLRWINWLVTATFAYISRLRGKKAILNTGIWVETKAVTHYEEFLKTIDWDEDTRKIIEKDQADEYGHISRWEALLKTV
- a CDS encoding 2-isopropylmalate synthase, translating into MEEGKTIKVLDTTLRDGEQTPGVSLTPDQKLQIAKQLDVLGVDIIEAGTAIISEGEQRAIKAVANEGLKADICSFARLLKGDIDAALHCDVDAVNLVAPVSDAHIKKKLKMDRETLTAKTIEMAEYVKAHGLTVEISSEDASRADMTFLQSFFSELSPVVDRLCFCDTVGVLYPERTKEIFQVLCTVDTPVSVHCHNDFGLGTANTIAAVEAGASCVHVTVNGLGERAGNASLEEVVTALELLYGMKTRIVKEKLYETSRLVRTLTKMPLAPNKPLMGDNAFTHESGMHVHGTMADTSLYEPIKPSIIGRTRRFALGKHAGKASVKRVLEDMGIKADDEQMMKILTKVKELGDKGKLVTDSDFQAIVEDVLKIERVEKIKLIDLSMVSGRNVYPTASIRLEIDGEELVEAGVGVGPVDATINALRKAMAGMEMNDFRLEEYHVDAITGGTDALVNVVVRISRGDTTITASGVSEDIVMASMYALINGVNRLYR
- a CDS encoding cation:proton antiporter, with amino-acid sequence MPEQIVIITHFAFLLGLGVLVANLFKKLRVPDTFFLLLVGLLLGPTIWTNPKVLEYVSITPVDVASMGVVPDFLRILALIMVIFTGSFHLNFTVFKRFSGVATNLAITGVIFSTLLFGVAATLIFGLDIVPALLLGSVLSGTSSAVVFALKDTLQKREEVLTILKVESVFNSPLCLLIPVLFLDLIQRAPGAAIEPFKYLTQFWQLIAAGVGTGLILGLIISKLLYKMLKDYSPLLSFALALVTYAAAENVGGSGMLAVGICGLVIGNRVFPFKEEMARFEDALSEMLRIAVFTLLGAQVLLILEPRILLLEFIFFLLILVSRQAFVMPLLGELRPTLDARSKVLVNYVAPRGIPAAAMAPLVATVIGNELIINIVFVVILLSVLFSTAIAVTASKEENPLLAKFKQTFPIQAILRIFKVIKSGLLENYILAKPTISMVIEWPLLIVVGIIGTLYSLQTIPYSPVSTIVGGILIVTGFLIHRSSHAVHKQAHQQLEQIETIVTTGIYERIRHPGYLGLILMYFGFALAWGIVWILVPVVIFVMRIIVTALKEEQAMREKFGDEYEAYMRQVQWRFIPRVF